Proteins from one Pseudomonas bijieensis genomic window:
- a CDS encoding DegQ family serine endoprotease, translated as MSIPRLKTYLSIFATVLVLGQAVPAVAVELPDFTQLVEQASPAVVNISTTQKLPDRRVSDQQMPDLEGLPPMLREFFERGMPQQPRSPGGGRQREAQSLGSGFIISPDGYILTNNHVIADADEILVRLADRSELKAKLIGTDPRSDVALLKIEGKDLPVLKLGKSQDLKAGQWVVAIGSPFGFDHTVTQGIVSAIGRSLPNENYVPFIQTDVPINPGNSGGPLFNLAGEVVGINSQIYTRSGGFMGVSFAIPIDVAMDVSNQLKSEGKVSRGWLGVVIQEVNKDLAESFGLEKPAGALVAQIQEGGPAAKGGLQVGDVILSMNGQPIVMSADLPHLVGALKAGAKANLEVIREGKRKNVELTVGAIPEEGKELDSLPKSGVERSSNRLGVAVAELTEEQKRTLELQGGVVIKEVQDGPAAMIGLQPGDIITHLNNQAIGSAKEFTDIAKALPKNRSVSMRVLRQGRASFITFKLAE; from the coding sequence ATGTCGATACCACGCTTGAAAACCTATCTCTCCATTTTTGCCACCGTGCTTGTGCTCGGCCAGGCCGTTCCTGCCGTGGCGGTCGAATTGCCCGATTTCACGCAACTGGTCGAGCAGGCGTCGCCCGCCGTGGTGAACATCAGCACCACCCAGAAACTGCCGGACCGTCGTGTATCGGACCAGCAGATGCCGGACCTGGAAGGCTTGCCGCCGATGCTGCGGGAGTTCTTCGAGCGCGGAATGCCGCAACAGCCACGTTCCCCTGGCGGTGGTCGCCAGCGTGAAGCGCAATCCCTGGGTTCGGGTTTCATCATTTCGCCTGACGGCTACATCCTGACCAATAACCACGTGATCGCCGATGCCGACGAAATTCTGGTACGCCTGGCTGATCGCAGCGAACTCAAGGCCAAGCTGATCGGTACCGATCCACGTTCCGACGTGGCGCTGTTGAAAATCGAGGGCAAGGACCTGCCAGTGCTCAAGCTGGGCAAATCCCAGGACCTGAAAGCTGGCCAATGGGTCGTGGCCATCGGTTCGCCGTTCGGCTTCGACCACACCGTGACCCAGGGGATTGTCAGCGCCATCGGTCGCAGCCTGCCGAACGAAAACTACGTGCCGTTCATCCAGACCGACGTACCGATCAACCCGGGTAACTCCGGTGGCCCGCTGTTCAACCTTGCGGGTGAAGTGGTCGGCATCAACTCCCAGATCTATACCCGCTCGGGCGGCTTCATGGGGGTGTCCTTCGCGATTCCGATCGACGTTGCCATGGATGTCTCCAACCAACTGAAAAGCGAAGGCAAGGTCAGCCGTGGCTGGTTGGGCGTGGTGATCCAGGAAGTGAACAAGGACCTGGCCGAATCGTTCGGGTTGGAGAAACCCGCCGGTGCACTGGTGGCGCAGATCCAGGAAGGTGGCCCGGCTGCCAAGGGCGGTCTGCAAGTGGGTGACGTGATCCTGAGCATGAACGGTCAACCGATCGTCATGTCCGCTGACCTGCCGCACTTGGTGGGTGCCCTCAAGGCTGGTGCCAAGGCCAATCTGGAAGTGATTCGCGAAGGCAAGCGCAAGAACGTCGAATTGACCGTTGGGGCCATTCCTGAAGAAGGCAAGGAGCTGGATTCGCTGCCCAAGTCTGGCGTCGAGCGTAGCAGCAACCGTCTGGGTGTTGCGGTGGCCGAACTGACCGAAGAGCAGAAACGTACCCTGGAATTGCAGGGCGGCGTGGTGATCAAGGAGGTACAGGATGGTCCTGCCGCGATGATCGGCCTTCAGCCGGGCGACATCATCACGCACCTGAACAATCAAGCCATCGGTTCCGCCAAGGAATTCACCGACATCGCCAAGGCGTTGCCGAAGAATCGTTCGGTTTCGATGCGGGTCCTGCGTCAAGGGCGTGCGAGCTTCATTACCTTCAAGCTGGCCGAATGA
- a CDS encoding AI-2E family transporter translates to MFKVLRDWIQRYFSDEEAVVLAVLLFLAFTAVLTLGGMLAPVLAGMVLAYLMQGLVTTLERLRLPGTAAVGLVFALFMGVLVVFVVVIVPLLWHQLVTLFNELPGMLAKWQSLLLLLPERYPHLVSDEQVLQTIEVVRGEIGKFGQWALTFSLSSLPLLVNIMIYLVLVPILVFFFLKDREMIGRWVRGYLPRERALITRVAQEMNRQIANYIRGKVIEIFICGGVTYIGFVALGLNYAALLALLVGISVVVPYVGTVVVTVPVALIALFQWGWSDQFIYLMAVYGIIQTLDGNVLVPLLFSEAVNLHPVAIICAVLLFGGLWGFWGVFFAIPLATLFKAVLDAWPSKEPVVAPLL, encoded by the coding sequence ATGTTCAAAGTGTTACGCGACTGGATTCAGCGCTACTTCTCCGATGAAGAGGCTGTGGTCCTGGCGGTGCTGCTGTTCCTGGCCTTTACCGCCGTGCTCACCCTGGGTGGCATGTTGGCGCCGGTGTTGGCGGGGATGGTGCTGGCGTACCTGATGCAAGGGTTGGTCACGACGCTGGAGCGTCTGCGGCTACCCGGCACGGCAGCGGTTGGACTGGTGTTCGCCCTGTTCATGGGTGTGCTGGTGGTGTTTGTCGTGGTGATCGTGCCGCTGCTCTGGCATCAACTGGTGACTTTATTCAACGAGTTACCAGGGATGCTCGCCAAATGGCAGTCCCTGCTGTTGCTGTTGCCTGAGCGCTATCCGCACCTGGTGTCCGATGAACAGGTGCTGCAGACCATCGAAGTGGTGCGCGGTGAGATTGGCAAGTTCGGCCAATGGGCACTGACGTTTTCGCTGTCCAGCCTTCCGCTTCTGGTCAACATCATGATCTACCTGGTGCTGGTACCGATCCTGGTGTTCTTCTTCCTCAAGGACCGGGAAATGATCGGGCGTTGGGTCCGTGGCTACCTGCCGCGCGAGCGGGCGCTGATTACCCGGGTGGCCCAGGAGATGAATCGGCAGATCGCCAACTACATCCGCGGCAAAGTCATCGAGATTTTCATCTGTGGCGGCGTGACTTATATCGGCTTCGTCGCCCTGGGGCTCAATTACGCTGCCCTGCTGGCGCTGCTGGTGGGCATTTCGGTGGTGGTGCCTTATGTCGGCACCGTGGTGGTGACCGTGCCGGTGGCCTTGATTGCGCTGTTCCAGTGGGGCTGGAGCGATCAGTTCATCTACCTGATGGCGGTCTACGGGATCATCCAGACGCTGGATGGCAACGTGCTCGTCCCGCTGCTGTTCTCCGAGGCGGTGAACCTGCATCCAGTGGCGATCATCTGTGCGGTGCTGCTGTTTGGCGGGCTGTGGGGGTTCTGGGGGGTGTTCTTTGCGATTCCCCTGGCGACGCTATTCAAGGCTGTGCTGGATGCGTGGCCGAGCAA
- a CDS encoding M48 family metalloprotease, which yields MTFLRPTLLTLACLLASPGFADDLPSLGDASSAIVSPEQEHQLGRAWLALLRSQVSQLNDPQLKDYVESSVYKLVETSQVNDRRLEFILINSPQLNAFAAPGGIVGVNGGLFLNAQTEGEYASVMAHELAHLSQRHFARGVEAQQRMQVPMMAALLAGIVIAAAGGGDAGIAAIAGTQAAAIQEQRRFSRQNEQEADRIGIQNLEKAGYDPRSMPTMFERLMRQYRFDARPPEFLLTHPVTESRIADTRNRAEQAKPGGIEDSVRYQLIRARVQLTYEETPGLGAKRFRAQLDENPKNDVARYGLAIAQIKGGQLNEARENLKPLLAKSPNEIIYNLAQVDLDITSNKLADAQARVDRMLSQYPGNYPLNQVRVDLLLKQNRPADAEKALETLLKTRPDDPDVWYMVAETRGLSGNIIGLHQARAEYFALVGDYRQAIQQLDFAKRRAGTNFPLSSRIDARQRELMEQERMVKDMMG from the coding sequence ATGACATTTCTGCGCCCCACCCTGCTGACGCTCGCTTGCCTGCTTGCCTCACCGGGCTTCGCCGACGACCTGCCGTCACTTGGCGACGCCAGTTCTGCCATCGTCTCGCCAGAACAGGAGCACCAACTGGGCCGCGCCTGGCTGGCCCTGCTGCGCAGCCAGGTTTCACAGCTCAACGATCCACAGCTCAAGGACTACGTCGAATCCAGCGTCTATAAGCTGGTGGAAACCAGCCAGGTCAACGACCGGCGCCTGGAATTCATCCTGATCAACAGCCCGCAACTCAACGCCTTCGCCGCACCTGGTGGAATCGTCGGGGTCAACGGCGGCTTGTTCCTCAATGCGCAGACCGAAGGCGAGTACGCCTCGGTCATGGCTCACGAACTCGCGCACTTGTCGCAACGCCACTTTGCCCGCGGTGTGGAAGCCCAGCAGCGCATGCAGGTGCCGATGATGGCCGCACTGCTGGCCGGCATCGTGATTGCCGCCGCCGGTGGCGGTGACGCCGGGATCGCGGCCATTGCCGGGACCCAGGCCGCCGCCATTCAAGAACAACGGCGCTTTTCCCGGCAGAACGAACAGGAAGCCGACCGTATCGGCATCCAGAACCTGGAGAAAGCCGGCTACGATCCGCGCTCCATGCCAACCATGTTCGAGCGCCTGATGCGTCAGTACCGGTTCGACGCCAGGCCGCCGGAATTCCTGCTGACTCACCCGGTGACCGAATCCCGGATCGCCGACACCCGCAACCGCGCCGAACAGGCCAAGCCGGGGGGCATCGAGGACAGTGTGCGTTATCAACTGATTCGCGCTCGGGTCCAACTGACCTATGAAGAAACCCCAGGCCTGGGCGCCAAGCGCTTCCGGGCACAGCTGGATGAGAACCCAAAGAACGACGTGGCGCGCTATGGCCTGGCGATCGCGCAGATCAAGGGCGGCCAGTTGAATGAAGCACGGGAGAATCTCAAGCCGTTGCTGGCCAAATCACCCAACGAGATCATCTACAACCTCGCCCAGGTGGACCTGGATATCACCAGCAACAAGCTGGCCGACGCTCAGGCCCGTGTCGACCGGATGCTGAGCCAATACCCGGGCAACTATCCGCTCAACCAGGTGCGCGTCGACCTGCTGCTCAAGCAGAACCGCCCCGCCGATGCCGAGAAAGCCCTGGAAACCCTGCTCAAGACCCGCCCGGACGATCCGGACGTCTGGTACATGGTGGCCGAGACCCGCGGGCTGTCAGGCAACATCATTGGCCTGCACCAGGCCCGTGCCGAGTACTTCGCCCTGGTGGGCGATTACCGTCAGGCCATCCAGCAACTGGACTTCGCCAAACGGCGAGCTGGCACCAACTTCCCCCTGTCTTCACGCATCGATGCCCGCCAGCGGGAACTCATGGAGCAGGAACGCATGGTCAAGGACATGATGGGCTGA
- a CDS encoding sulfurtransferase TusA family protein → MTDAVAHDAELDASGLNCPLPLLKAKLELNRLASGSVLKVIATDAGSQRDFRTFARLAGHTLLHEEDENGVYRYWLKKA, encoded by the coding sequence ATGACTGATGCTGTAGCCCACGATGCCGAACTGGACGCCAGCGGCCTGAACTGTCCGTTGCCGCTACTCAAGGCCAAGCTGGAGCTCAATCGCCTGGCCAGTGGCAGTGTGCTCAAGGTAATTGCCACGGATGCGGGCTCCCAGCGTGACTTTCGCACCTTCGCCCGATTGGCCGGTCATACGCTGCTGCATGAAGAAGACGAAAACGGCGTCTACCGTTACTGGCTGAAAAAGGCTTGA